The following proteins are encoded in a genomic region of Alosa alosa isolate M-15738 ecotype Scorff River chromosome 10, AALO_Geno_1.1, whole genome shotgun sequence:
- the LOC125302527 gene encoding achaete-scute homolog 5-like, with protein sequence MNTFSHTFEQRPDLYNKASLQYGMSPPGAHGGHPHTSAEVFTRTVPFLFFPTGVDPGFYENSYRNTSTLIPYLPPFHGRFGVYECPFEPAFIQKRNERERQRVKCVNQGYAKLRDHLPGSTGEKRLSKVETLRAAIRYIKYLQGLVEGERREGAREKFNSHLKVDVLGDSDGGSTRSLSLPSSPGLYCEDTEGSGM encoded by the coding sequence ATGAACACCTTTTCCCACACATTTGAGCAGCGACCTGACCTCTATAATAAGGCCAGTCTACAATATGGTATGTCTCCGCCTGGTGCACATGGTGGTCATCCTCATACCAGCGCTGAGGTGTTCACGCGCACCGTGCCCTTCCTCTTCTTTCCGACAGGTGTAGACCCTGGATTTTATGAAAACTCATACCGAAACACCTCCACTCTTATCCCCTATTTGCCCCCTTTTCACGGGCGATTTGGCGTGTACGAGTGCCCGTTCGAACCTGCCTTCATCCAGAAACGCAATGAACGAGAGCGTCAGCGTGTCAAGTGCGTTAACCAGGGCTATGCTAAGCTAAGGGACCATCTACCTGGAAGCACCGGCGAGAAGCGCCTGAGCAAAGTGGAGACTCTTCGCGCCGCCATCCGCTACATCAAGTACCTGCAAGGtttggtggagggggagagacgaGAGGGAGCTCGGGAGAAATTCAATTCTCACCTCAAGGTCGACGTCTTAGGAGACAGCGATGGAGGATCAACGCGGTCGTTGTCTCTGCCTTCTTCTCCTGGACTCTACTGCGAGGATACTGAGGGGTCGGGAATGTAG